The following proteins come from a genomic window of Tepidiforma thermophila:
- the infA gene encoding translation initiation factor IF-1, which translates to MAKKDAIEVEGTVVEPLPNAMFKVELANGHEVLAHVSGKIRMNFIRILPGDRVLVELSPYDLTRGRITYRFK; encoded by the coding sequence ATGGCAAAAAAGGACGCGATCGAAGTCGAGGGCACCGTCGTTGAACCCCTCCCCAACGCCATGTTCAAGGTCGAGCTGGCCAACGGCCACGAAGTGCTCGCCCATGTCAGCGGAAAGATCCGGATGAACTTCATCCGCATCCTCCCCGGCGATCGCGTCCTCGTCGAACTCTCGCCCTACGACCTCACGCGCGGGCGAATCACCTACCGATTCAAATAG
- a CDS encoding adenylate kinase, whose translation MYIVLLGPPGAGKGTQAQRIAAATGLVHISTGDMFREHVRNNTELGQLANQYMSRGELVPDEVTIRMLIERISRDDAKAGAMFDGFPRNIIQAGALDEALAARGAKVDRALLIKVSDEELVARLGGRWICRNCGRLYHERNDPPKKPGICDACGGELYQRDDDRPEVVRARLEKQKPPADLIDYYRRAGVLREIDGERSLDEVTAALLEAIR comes from the coding sequence GTGTACATCGTACTTCTCGGTCCACCCGGCGCCGGCAAAGGCACCCAGGCCCAGCGCATCGCTGCAGCCACCGGCCTCGTCCACATCTCCACCGGCGACATGTTCCGCGAGCACGTCCGCAACAACACCGAACTCGGCCAGCTCGCCAACCAGTACATGTCCCGCGGCGAACTCGTCCCCGACGAGGTCACCATCAGGATGCTCATCGAGCGCATCAGCCGCGACGACGCGAAAGCCGGCGCCATGTTCGACGGCTTCCCCCGCAACATCATCCAGGCCGGAGCGCTCGATGAAGCCCTCGCCGCACGCGGGGCCAAAGTCGACCGCGCCCTCCTCATCAAGGTCTCCGATGAGGAGCTCGTCGCCCGCCTCGGCGGCCGCTGGATCTGCCGCAACTGCGGCCGCCTCTACCACGAACGGAACGACCCCCCGAAAAAACCCGGCATCTGCGACGCCTGCGGCGGAGAACTCTACCAGCGCGACGACGACCGGCCCGAGGTCGTCCGCGCCCGCCTCGAAAAGCAGAAGCCCCCGGCCGACCTCATCGACTACTACCGCCGGGCCGGCGTGCTCCGCGAAATCGACGGCGAACGCTCCCTCGATGAGGTGACCGCCGCACTCCTGGAGGCGATCCGGTAA
- the map gene encoding type I methionyl aminopeptidase: MAIKLKSEDEIRLMREAGRLVGRTLAQIREMVRPGLNILEIEEFVAQEFKKAGAKETFRNYRPSPRYPPYPSNICISINEQLVHGIPVDRELKEGDIVTFDLGATLNGYVGDSAITVGVGKVSPLAEKLMRVTEEALWAGIRAARAGNYLNDIRGAIEDAIRPHGFGIVKGYGGHGVGRDMHEEPHVENYRQRFRGPELKPGLVLALEPMVTAGSPEVVEGPDGWTVSTKDGSLCCHFEHTIAIRAEGEAEVLTLP; the protein is encoded by the coding sequence ATGGCGATCAAACTCAAGTCCGAGGACGAAATCCGGCTCATGCGCGAGGCAGGCCGCCTCGTGGGGCGCACCCTTGCCCAGATTCGGGAGATGGTGCGGCCCGGCCTCAACATCCTCGAAATCGAAGAGTTCGTCGCCCAGGAATTCAAAAAGGCCGGCGCAAAGGAAACCTTCCGCAACTATCGGCCGTCGCCCCGCTACCCGCCCTACCCCTCCAACATCTGCATCAGCATCAACGAGCAGCTCGTCCACGGCATCCCCGTCGACCGCGAACTCAAGGAAGGCGATATCGTCACCTTCGACCTCGGCGCCACCCTCAATGGCTACGTCGGCGACTCCGCCATCACCGTCGGCGTCGGCAAAGTCAGCCCCCTCGCCGAAAAACTCATGCGCGTCACCGAGGAGGCCCTCTGGGCTGGCATCCGTGCCGCCCGCGCCGGCAACTACCTCAACGACATCCGCGGCGCCATCGAAGACGCGATCCGACCGCACGGATTTGGTATCGTAAAAGGGTATGGCGGCCACGGTGTCGGCCGCGATATGCACGAAGAGCCGCACGTCGAAAACTACCGGCAGCGCTTCCGCGGGCCCGAACTCAAGCCCGGGCTCGTCCTCGCGCTCGAACCCATGGTCACCGCCGGCTCGCCGGAGGTCGTCGAAGGCCCCGACGGCTGGACCGTAAGCACGAAAGACGGTAGCTTATGCTGTCATTTCGAACATACAATCGCCATCCGCGCCGAGGGTGAGGCCGAAGTCCTCACCCTCCCATGA
- a CDS encoding aminoglycoside adenylyltransferase domain-containing protein gives MHLQRKIRGFSRDVGRRLDRALGENLIGLYLHGSATMGAFQYLRSDFDMLAVVERPLTKDEQRVVAELLMDPEMPCPGSGLELSIVTDASLDVESHSPPFELHLCTVPEARTFVDGHGHPGDPDLLIHYAVAREKGRAIIGPPPEEMFPLIPRSWVLEAMADELGWALANATPGYAVLNAVRALRYAYTGDFVSKQEGAYWFFRQRKNMMPVRLALKQHLGRAATGPTPEAAERFVGWALDEINRVRMDLDEDE, from the coding sequence ATGCATTTGCAACGGAAGATCAGGGGCTTTTCGCGTGATGTGGGGCGGCGGCTCGACCGGGCGCTGGGCGAGAACCTCATCGGGCTGTACCTGCACGGTTCGGCGACGATGGGGGCGTTCCAGTATTTGCGGTCGGACTTCGACATGCTGGCCGTGGTGGAACGTCCGCTCACGAAGGACGAGCAGCGGGTGGTGGCGGAGCTGCTGATGGACCCGGAGATGCCGTGTCCGGGTTCGGGGCTGGAGCTGAGCATCGTGACCGATGCGTCGCTGGACGTCGAAAGCCATTCGCCGCCGTTCGAGCTGCACCTGTGCACGGTGCCGGAGGCGCGGACGTTCGTGGACGGGCATGGCCACCCAGGCGACCCTGACCTGCTGATCCACTACGCGGTCGCACGGGAGAAGGGACGGGCGATTATCGGCCCTCCGCCGGAGGAGATGTTCCCGCTCATTCCGCGGAGCTGGGTCCTGGAAGCGATGGCCGACGAGCTGGGCTGGGCGCTCGCGAATGCCACGCCGGGCTACGCGGTGCTGAACGCGGTGCGGGCGCTCCGGTATGCGTACACGGGCGACTTCGTGAGCAAGCAGGAAGGGGCGTACTGGTTCTTCCGGCAGCGGAAAAATATGATGCCGGTCCGGCTCGCGCTGAAGCAGCACCTCGGCCGGGCGGCGACCGGCCCGACACCGGAGGCAGCGGAGCGGTTTGTGGGCTGGGCGCTGGACGAGATCAACCGGGTGCGGATGGACCTGGACGAGGACGAGTAG
- a CDS encoding DNA-directed RNA polymerase subunit alpha has product MESLELTGQSAEAAHPQLNVEEQTATYARLVAEPLEAGYGITLGNALRRVLLSSLEGAAITHARIDQVQHEFSTIPGMAEDTTEFLLNVKEIRLKPISSRPATITLDVEGPAVITAADLQVPADFELVNPDLYLGRLETPGSRISAEFHATTGKGYQPAGSVEGLPLGYIPVDAIFTPIRKVNYRVEKTRVGQSTNFDRLILEVWTDGTIDPVEAVGVSAEILVEQFSLFIQHTRPELAHAYHPALGAGATGGLLMAPDRYNTPIEDLNLSVRAYNCLKRSGLMTVGQVLEKTEDELLGLRNFGRKSYDELRERLIELGYIDPDQPGLVPLVDQPARPGARPARPGPVARPAPRTSAVIMDDEEDDEENLSALGKALKEALLKDGSAEDLIGADDEE; this is encoded by the coding sequence ATGGAATCACTCGAACTAACCGGGCAATCGGCTGAAGCCGCACACCCCCAGCTCAACGTCGAGGAGCAAACCGCAACCTACGCCCGCCTTGTCGCCGAACCGCTCGAGGCCGGCTACGGCATCACCCTGGGCAACGCGCTCCGCCGCGTCCTCCTCTCCTCCCTCGAAGGCGCAGCCATCACCCACGCGCGTATCGACCAGGTCCAGCACGAATTCTCCACCATCCCCGGCATGGCCGAGGACACGACCGAATTCCTCCTCAACGTCAAAGAGATTCGGCTCAAGCCCATCTCCAGCCGCCCCGCCACCATCACCCTCGACGTCGAAGGCCCGGCCGTCATCACCGCCGCCGACCTCCAGGTCCCGGCCGATTTTGAGCTCGTCAACCCCGACCTCTACCTCGGCCGTCTCGAAACCCCGGGCAGCCGCATCTCCGCTGAATTCCACGCCACCACCGGCAAGGGCTACCAGCCGGCCGGGTCCGTCGAAGGGCTCCCCCTCGGCTACATCCCCGTCGACGCCATCTTCACCCCGATCCGCAAGGTCAACTACCGCGTCGAAAAAACCCGCGTCGGCCAGTCCACCAACTTCGACCGCCTCATCCTCGAAGTCTGGACCGACGGCACCATCGACCCCGTCGAAGCCGTCGGCGTCAGCGCTGAAATCCTCGTCGAACAGTTCTCCCTCTTCATCCAGCACACCCGGCCCGAGCTCGCACACGCCTACCACCCCGCACTCGGCGCCGGCGCCACCGGCGGGCTCCTCATGGCGCCCGATCGCTACAACACCCCCATCGAAGACCTCAACCTCTCCGTCCGCGCCTATAACTGCCTCAAGCGGTCCGGCCTCATGACGGTCGGTCAGGTCCTCGAAAAAACCGAAGACGAGCTCCTCGGCCTCCGCAACTTCGGCCGCAAGTCCTACGACGAGCTCCGCGAGCGCCTCATCGAGCTCGGCTACATCGACCCCGACCAGCCCGGCCTCGTCCCCCTGGTCGACCAGCCCGCACGCCCCGGAGCCCGTCCGGCCCGGCCCGGCCCCGTAGCCCGGCCCGCACCGCGCACCAGCGCCGTCATCATGGATGACGAAGAAGACGACGAAGAAAACCTGAGCGCCCTCGGCAAGGCCCTCAAAGAAGCGCTGCTCAAAGACGGCAGCGCCGAGGACCTCATCGGCGCCGACGACGAGGAGTAG
- the rplQ gene encoding 50S ribosomal protein L17: protein MRHRVAGRHLGRETSHRMALYRNLVTDLLRYEKITTTEAKAKEIRPMAERIITLGRRGDLHARRQALRFLYDPKVVKKVFDDIGPRMKDRPGGYLRITALEPRKGDGARMATIELVDIAGAVAVPRPKRVTAPPSPRRAPTPGAAAAAAAAAEIEAARAAESAAAADEAPAEEPAPAETPAATAAEAPPAGEAVQETAASGESAAEEEKND from the coding sequence ATGCGACACCGCGTAGCCGGCCGCCACCTCGGCCGCGAAACCTCCCACCGGATGGCCCTCTACCGGAACCTGGTCACCGACCTCCTCCGGTACGAGAAAATCACCACCACCGAAGCCAAGGCCAAGGAGATCCGCCCCATGGCCGAGCGCATCATCACCCTCGGCCGCCGCGGCGACCTCCACGCACGCCGCCAGGCTCTCCGCTTCCTCTACGACCCCAAGGTCGTCAAAAAGGTCTTCGATGACATCGGCCCGCGGATGAAAGACCGCCCCGGCGGTTACCTCCGCATCACCGCCCTCGAGCCCCGCAAAGGCGACGGCGCCCGCATGGCCACCATCGAACTCGTCGACATCGCCGGCGCCGTCGCCGTGCCCCGCCCCAAACGCGTGACCGCGCCGCCGTCCCCGCGCCGCGCCCCGACCCCCGGCGCCGCCGCCGCAGCCGCCGCCGCAGCCGAAATCGAAGCAGCCCGCGCCGCCGAATCCGCAGCCGCCGCGGACGAGGCCCCGGCCGAGGAACCCGCCCCGGCTGAAACCCCGGCCGCAACCGCCGCCGAAGCACCGCCTGCTGGCGAGGCCGTTCAGGAAACCGCCGCCAGCGGCGAATCCGCCGCTGAGGAGGAAAAGAACGACTGA
- the rpsI gene encoding 30S ribosomal protein S9, producing the protein MAEQQYYYGTGRRKTAVARVRLIPGPGAIIVNGKPMEEVFTREAHRVEILEPLRRLGREGRFSATIKCAGGGISGWAGAIQMGIARALVASDPSLKPLLKRPENLLTRDPRMKERKKPGLKRARKAPQFTKR; encoded by the coding sequence ATGGCCGAGCAGCAGTACTACTACGGCACTGGCCGCCGCAAGACCGCCGTCGCCCGCGTCCGCCTCATCCCCGGCCCCGGCGCCATCATCGTCAACGGCAAGCCGATGGAAGAGGTCTTCACCCGCGAAGCCCACCGCGTCGAAATCCTCGAACCGCTCCGCCGCCTCGGCCGTGAAGGCCGCTTCTCCGCCACCATCAAGTGCGCCGGCGGCGGGATCAGCGGCTGGGCCGGCGCCATCCAGATGGGCATCGCCCGCGCCCTCGTCGCCTCCGACCCCTCCCTCAAGCCCCTCCTCAAGCGGCCGGAAAACCTCCTCACGCGCGACCCCCGCATGAAGGAGCGCAAAAAGCCCGGCCTCAAGCGTGCCCGCAAGGCGCCCCAGTTCACCAAGCGCTGA
- a CDS encoding DUF58 domain-containing protein, producing MSGLAVRRPTREAPGPGPMPEAVLRALDISIGRRVSSLLAGDFRSHGLGAGTELAQVREYVPGDDVRRIDWNVTARTLVPHVREFVAERVLTTWLVLDASPSMLFGTADRRKFDVAEGVALAAGHVATRHGNALGVYIFDGAKERLTRPAQGRAGLLALLLALRLQLPAEGSAASLGRAIGRVDRFAGRGRLVMLVSDFRGPRDWERPLLQLCGRHDVIAVEIRDPREQELPDVGELWLVDPETGRRLRVDTGSKRLRERFAAAAQEEREEVAAAIRRAGARHIVLWTAGDWLRPFAAGLLENGVVR from the coding sequence GTGAGCGGACTGGCCGTCCGCCGGCCGACCAGGGAGGCGCCCGGCCCGGGGCCGATGCCGGAGGCTGTGCTGCGCGCGCTCGATATCAGCATCGGGCGGCGGGTGAGCAGCCTGCTGGCGGGCGATTTCCGGTCGCACGGCCTCGGCGCCGGGACCGAACTGGCGCAGGTGCGGGAGTACGTCCCGGGCGACGATGTGCGGCGGATCGACTGGAACGTGACGGCGCGGACGCTCGTCCCCCATGTGCGGGAGTTCGTCGCGGAGCGGGTGCTGACGACGTGGCTGGTGCTCGATGCTTCGCCGTCGATGCTCTTCGGGACGGCCGACCGGCGGAAGTTCGATGTTGCCGAGGGCGTGGCGCTGGCAGCGGGGCACGTCGCGACGCGGCACGGGAACGCGCTCGGGGTATACATCTTCGATGGAGCGAAAGAGCGGCTGACGCGGCCGGCGCAGGGCCGCGCGGGGCTGCTGGCGCTGCTCCTGGCGCTCCGGCTGCAGCTGCCGGCGGAAGGTTCGGCTGCCTCGCTCGGGCGGGCGATTGGGCGGGTCGACCGGTTCGCCGGGCGGGGGCGGCTGGTGATGCTCGTCTCGGACTTTCGCGGGCCGCGGGACTGGGAGCGGCCGCTGCTCCAGCTGTGCGGACGGCATGATGTGATTGCCGTGGAGATTCGCGACCCGCGAGAGCAGGAACTGCCGGACGTGGGGGAGCTGTGGCTGGTCGACCCGGAGACGGGTCGGCGGCTGCGGGTGGATACGGGTTCGAAGCGGCTGCGGGAACGGTTTGCGGCGGCGGCACAGGAGGAGCGGGAGGAGGTTGCGGCTGCGATCCGGCGGGCCGGGGCGCGCCACATTGTCCTGTGGACCGCTGGCGACTGGCTGCGGCCGTTCGCGGCAGGGCTGCTGGAGAACGGGGTGGTGCGATGA
- the rpsK gene encoding 30S ribosomal protein S11 translates to MADQKRADQKRGADKNRRPKRRERKSIPRGRAYIKSTFNNTLVTLTDPNGNVIAWASAGASGFKGSRKGTPFAAQMASENAARRAMEHGLQSVEVYVRGAGSGREAAIRSLQAAGLTITAIRDVTPIPHNGCRPPKRRRV, encoded by the coding sequence ATGGCCGACCAGAAACGAGCCGACCAGAAGCGCGGCGCCGACAAGAACCGCCGCCCCAAGCGCCGCGAACGCAAATCTATCCCCCGCGGGCGTGCCTACATCAAGAGCACGTTCAACAACACCCTGGTCACCCTCACCGACCCCAACGGCAACGTCATCGCCTGGGCCTCCGCCGGCGCCTCCGGCTTCAAGGGCTCCCGCAAAGGCACACCCTTTGCAGCCCAGATGGCCAGCGAAAACGCCGCCCGCCGCGCCATGGAGCATGGCCTCCAGTCCGTCGAGGTCTATGTCCGCGGCGCCGGCAGCGGCCGCGAAGCCGCCATCCGCTCCCTCCAGGCCGCCGGCCTCACCATCACCGCCATCCGCGATGTCACCCCCATCCCCCACAACGGCTGCCGCCCCCCCAAGCGGCGCCGCGTCTAG
- a CDS encoding alpha/beta fold hydrolase, translating into MPFAVGNGVRLYYEVHGAGEPLLLVMGQGSDHHGWDPVIEDFAARYRVIVYDHRGTGLSDKPTEPPYTTRMLAADAVGLLDHLGIDRAHVYGISMGGRICQWIAIDYPDRVGCVVLGCTTPGDAHGVRRPAEVDAKMRNRPQDPKTAATWLAEEMVSPGWLAEHPEYLAFLRERARNPIPAYAQRLHYEASQGHDAWEKLTEIRAPVLVIHGTEDRINPTANAELLAGRIPGAELYLVRGGRHGYFIEFREEAGAAVMGFLERHTTR; encoded by the coding sequence ATGCCGTTCGCGGTAGGGAACGGGGTGCGGTTGTACTACGAGGTGCACGGCGCGGGCGAGCCCCTGCTGCTGGTGATGGGCCAGGGGAGCGACCATCACGGGTGGGACCCGGTGATCGAGGACTTCGCGGCGCGGTACCGCGTGATCGTGTACGACCACCGGGGTACGGGCCTGAGCGACAAGCCGACTGAGCCGCCATACACGACGCGAATGCTGGCCGCGGACGCCGTCGGATTGCTGGACCACCTTGGGATTGACCGTGCGCACGTGTACGGGATTTCGATGGGGGGCCGTATCTGCCAGTGGATTGCCATCGACTACCCGGACCGGGTGGGCTGCGTGGTGCTCGGGTGCACGACGCCCGGCGATGCGCACGGGGTCAGGCGGCCTGCGGAGGTGGATGCGAAGATGCGGAACCGGCCGCAGGACCCTAAGACAGCAGCGACATGGCTGGCGGAAGAGATGGTGAGCCCGGGCTGGCTGGCGGAGCACCCGGAGTACCTGGCGTTTTTGCGCGAACGGGCACGGAATCCGATCCCGGCGTACGCCCAGCGGTTGCATTACGAGGCGAGCCAGGGGCACGATGCATGGGAGAAGCTGACGGAGATCCGCGCGCCGGTGCTGGTGATCCACGGGACGGAGGACCGGATTAACCCGACCGCGAACGCGGAGCTGCTGGCGGGGCGGATCCCGGGAGCGGAGCTGTATCTTGTACGAGGAGGGCGGCACGGGTACTTCATCGAGTTTCGCGAAGAAGCGGGCGCGGCGGTGATGGGGTTCCTGGAGCGTCACACCACGAGGTAG
- the rpsM gene encoding 30S ribosomal protein S13: MARIAGVDIPADKRLEVALTYIYGIGPTRAKEVLAATNISPDARARDLTDEEIIRIRDFIEKNYIVEGDLRREVRQNIARLIEINCYRGQRHRRNLPVRGQRTRTNARQKRGARKTVAGKKRAGKK, encoded by the coding sequence ATGGCACGTATCGCAGGAGTCGACATCCCAGCCGACAAGCGACTCGAAGTCGCCCTCACCTACATCTACGGCATCGGCCCGACCCGCGCCAAAGAGGTCCTCGCCGCCACCAACATCTCCCCCGATGCCCGCGCGCGCGACCTCACCGATGAAGAGATCATTCGCATCCGCGACTTCATCGAAAAGAACTACATCGTCGAAGGCGACCTCCGCCGCGAAGTCCGCCAGAACATCGCGCGCCTCATCGAAATCAACTGCTACCGCGGCCAGCGCCACCGGCGCAACCTCCCGGTCCGCGGCCAGCGCACCCGCACCAACGCCCGCCAAAAGCGCGGCGCCCGCAAAACCGTCGCCGGCAAGAAGCGCGCAGGAAAGAAGTAA
- the truA gene encoding tRNA pseudouridine(38-40) synthase TruA yields the protein MKPRPQPPPKHRLLARPFRKPPPAANPPLRRKRTTDPPAAKRFAATVSYDGTDFVGSQVQPNGRTVQEELERAAARLFGAPVRVELAGRTDSGVHARGQVAAFTAATRLEAAAIGRALNALLPEDVAVRAVREVPPGFDPRRWARRRRYRYTIANGEARDPLARRYAWDLEGTLDEPAMQHLAAAFAGRRNFSAFAGKLEPGRSPVRTVFETGVHRAGDELHIDIEADAFLPQMVRRIVAALVRVGRHAETEEEIVRLLEQARPGSYTYVAPARGLCLERVWYDEGYQP from the coding sequence CTGAAACCCCGGCCGCAACCGCCGCCGAAGCACCGCCTGCTGGCGAGGCCGTTCAGGAAACCGCCGCCAGCGGCGAATCCGCCGCTGAGGAGGAAAAGAACGACTGACCCACCCGCCGCGAAACGGTTCGCGGCAACGGTCAGCTACGACGGGACCGACTTCGTCGGCTCCCAGGTCCAGCCCAACGGCCGGACCGTCCAGGAAGAACTCGAACGCGCCGCCGCGCGGCTCTTCGGAGCTCCGGTGCGCGTCGAACTCGCAGGACGCACCGATTCCGGCGTCCACGCGAGAGGCCAGGTGGCCGCCTTCACCGCCGCAACCCGGCTCGAAGCGGCCGCCATCGGGCGAGCGCTCAACGCGCTTCTGCCCGAAGATGTAGCAGTACGCGCCGTGCGCGAAGTCCCGCCCGGGTTCGACCCCCGCCGCTGGGCCCGCCGCCGCCGCTACCGCTACACCATCGCCAACGGCGAGGCGCGAGACCCCCTCGCGCGCCGCTACGCCTGGGACCTCGAGGGCACCCTCGATGAACCGGCCATGCAGCACCTCGCCGCAGCCTTCGCCGGCCGGCGCAACTTCAGCGCCTTCGCCGGCAAACTCGAACCCGGGCGCTCCCCCGTGCGCACCGTGTTCGAAACCGGGGTCCATCGCGCCGGCGATGAACTCCACATCGATATCGAGGCAGACGCGTTCCTGCCCCAGATGGTCCGGCGCATCGTCGCCGCCCTCGTCCGGGTCGGACGCCATGCCGAAACAGAGGAGGAAATCGTCCGCCTGCTCGAACAGGCACGGCCCGGCAGCTACACCTACGTCGCTCCCGCCCGCGGCCTCTGTCTCGAACGCGTCTGGTACGACGAGGGATACCAACCATGA
- the rpmJ gene encoding 50S ribosomal protein L36 has protein sequence MKVRASVKPRCDKCKVIRRHGRVIVICENPKHKQRQG, from the coding sequence ATGAAAGTACGAGCATCCGTCAAACCACGCTGCGACAAGTGCAAGGTCATCCGCCGGCACGGTCGCGTCATAGTCATTTGCGAAAATCCCAAGCACAAGCAGCGCCAGGGGTAA
- a CDS encoding VWA domain-containing protein has protein sequence MTFLWPWMLLGLGVVPLLAGLYAVMQRRRPRYAARFTNLDLLANVVEGSPGWRRHIPPVLYLLAIAAVVVALARPQLVTKTPRQEGTVVLVTDVSGSMNATDVNPTRMAAAQEAAHTLVDRLPKGFRVSLIAFSSGVSVLVPPTTEKESVHAAIDRLSPLGGTAMGDALATAVDVVKAALAPTDGGSGGPAPTPEAPIRAEGEAAPAVIVLLSDGANTVGTYQPLDAARLAAEAGIPVYAVALGTPDGVAVVIDPQGRQRTVRVPPDFATLQAIAETTGGRAFQAPGADQLASIYRDLGDRIGYYEEQTDVSWAGAALAGVLVLAGGTLGLLWFNRFP, from the coding sequence ATGACGTTCCTGTGGCCGTGGATGCTGCTCGGGCTGGGCGTGGTGCCGCTGCTGGCGGGGCTGTACGCGGTCATGCAGCGGCGGCGGCCGAGGTACGCCGCGCGGTTTACGAACCTCGACCTGCTGGCGAACGTGGTCGAGGGGAGCCCGGGCTGGCGGCGGCACATTCCCCCGGTGCTGTACCTGCTGGCGATCGCGGCGGTGGTTGTCGCGCTGGCCCGGCCGCAGCTGGTGACGAAGACCCCGCGGCAGGAGGGGACGGTGGTGCTGGTGACGGACGTCTCGGGCTCGATGAACGCGACGGATGTGAACCCGACGCGGATGGCCGCGGCGCAGGAGGCGGCGCACACGCTGGTCGACCGGCTGCCGAAGGGGTTCCGCGTCAGCCTGATTGCGTTTTCGAGCGGGGTGAGCGTGCTGGTTCCGCCGACGACGGAGAAGGAGAGCGTGCATGCGGCGATCGACCGGCTCTCGCCGCTGGGCGGGACGGCGATGGGCGACGCGCTGGCGACGGCGGTCGACGTGGTGAAGGCGGCGCTCGCGCCCACGGATGGTGGGAGCGGCGGCCCCGCGCCGACGCCGGAGGCGCCGATCCGCGCGGAGGGGGAGGCGGCCCCGGCGGTGATCGTGCTGCTCTCAGACGGTGCGAACACGGTCGGCACGTACCAGCCGCTGGATGCGGCGCGGCTGGCGGCGGAGGCCGGGATCCCGGTGTACGCGGTTGCGCTGGGGACGCCGGACGGCGTGGCGGTGGTGATCGATCCGCAAGGGCGGCAGCGGACGGTGCGGGTGCCGCCGGATTTTGCGACGCTGCAGGCGATTGCGGAGACGACCGGTGGGCGGGCGTTCCAGGCGCCGGGTGCGGACCAGCTGGCGAGCATCTACCGGGACCTTGGGGACCGGATCGGGTACTACGAGGAGCAAACGGATGTGAGCTGGGCCGGTGCGGCGCTCGCGGGGGTGCTGGTGCTGGCGGGGGGAACGCTGGGGCTGCTGTGGTTCAACCGCTTTCCCTAA
- a CDS encoding GNAT family N-acetyltransferase: MDGAAIRPAGPGDARALARLRYAFRAELGQASEPLEAFLARAVPWMAGRLEPGSRWRAWLAEAEDGAAAGCVWLQFIEKVPNPGDEEELHGYVTSMYVVPAARGAGIGAALLEAALGACRGAGVDSVILWPTSRSQPLYARFGFSEPDDLLALRLGTGRQLP; this comes from the coding sequence GTGGACGGGGCAGCGATCCGCCCGGCCGGCCCGGGAGACGCGCGGGCGCTCGCGCGGCTGCGGTATGCGTTCCGCGCTGAGCTGGGGCAGGCCAGCGAGCCGCTGGAGGCGTTCCTCGCGCGGGCGGTGCCTTGGATGGCTGGCCGGCTGGAGCCGGGGAGCCGCTGGCGGGCGTGGCTGGCTGAGGCGGAAGACGGCGCAGCAGCGGGGTGCGTTTGGCTGCAGTTCATCGAGAAGGTGCCGAACCCGGGCGACGAGGAGGAGCTGCACGGCTATGTGACGAGCATGTACGTCGTGCCGGCGGCCCGGGGCGCCGGGATCGGGGCCGCGCTGCTGGAGGCGGCGCTCGGGGCCTGCCGCGGTGCCGGGGTAGACTCCGTGATTCTGTGGCCGACGTCGCGCAGCCAGCCGCTGTATGCCCGGTTCGGATTCAGCGAGCCGGACGACCTGCTGGCGCTGCGGCTGGGGACGGGCCGGCAGCTGCCCTGA
- the rpsD gene encoding 30S ribosomal protein S4, which produces MARYTGPVCRLCRRHGEKLFLKGERCFTPKCAFERRPNPPGPRPARRRKISDRGLQLREKQRARASYGVLEKQFVRYYKEAIRRPGVSGENLVRLLETRLDNIVYRLGFADSRAQARQIVRHGLIAVNGKKLDIPSAHLKEGDTVSFTPRGQRSEFFKILQENIKSKNPPTWLSLDLASMTGKVTAPPAVIPGETHLFNENVIIEYYSR; this is translated from the coding sequence ATGGCACGCTACACCGGCCCCGTCTGCCGCCTCTGCCGCCGCCACGGCGAAAAGCTCTTCCTCAAGGGCGAACGCTGCTTCACGCCCAAGTGCGCCTTCGAGCGCCGGCCCAACCCGCCCGGCCCCCGGCCGGCGCGCCGCCGCAAAATCTCCGACCGCGGCCTCCAGCTCCGCGAAAAGCAGCGCGCCCGCGCCTCCTACGGCGTCCTCGAAAAGCAGTTCGTCCGCTACTACAAGGAGGCCATCCGCCGCCCCGGCGTCTCCGGCGAAAACCTCGTCCGGCTTCTCGAAACCCGGCTCGATAACATCGTCTACCGCCTCGGCTTTGCCGACTCGCGCGCCCAGGCCCGCCAGATCGTTCGCCACGGCCTCATCGCCGTAAACGGGAAAAAACTGGATATCCCCTCCGCTCACCTCAAAGAAGGCGACACCGTCTCCTTCACCCCCCGCGGCCAGCGCAGCGAGTTCTTCAAAATCCTCCAGGAAAACATCAAGTCCAAAAACCCCCCAACGTGGCTCTCCCTCGACCTGGCCAGCATGACCGGCAAAGTCACCGCACCGCCGGCCGTTATCCCCGGCGAAACCCACCTCTTCAACGAAAACGTCATCATCGAGTACTACTCGCGCTAA